From the genome of Nicotiana sylvestris chromosome 2, ASM39365v2, whole genome shotgun sequence, one region includes:
- the LOC104216716 gene encoding PH, RCC1 and FYVE domains-containing protein 1-like, whose product MGDEHLAILPCDRAVEQAITALKKGAHLLMYGRRGKPKFCPMKLSTDEKFLIWYSGEKENQLRLSAVTDIIRGQNTVIQHKQLQTDMESQCISLIYGNDDHTLDLICKDEMQAETWLLGLKAVISRSQHGLVDDMKSERKTQSCIRSPVGYMRRKHNLGLSVKKTRSSQVSSLSGSPTQSFSENYSSDGLSWSSHIFLPSSLSSVHNEMDNVITNSLSLESDYLSQKRASCDGTDIHNDMLTPSVPSTHESRLLGKHVLRDVFIWGEEAEGGCLGDGEVKSDALLPKLLESTLMLDVQTISIGRSHAAVVTKQGEVFCWGEGKNGRLGHKLDMDTACPKIVDSLNGVHVKSVSCGEYHTCALTTSGQLYTWGDNFIADLVGAEKMKRSYWLPNRVCGSLDGVKISYVACGEWHTGIVSTSGQLFTYGDGTFGVLGHGNLQSVARPKEVESLRGLWVKSVACGPWHTSAVVEISVHYLKFNNSGGKLFTWGDGDKGRLGHSEDKRKLLPTCVAKLVDHDFIQVACANTLTIGLSTEGKVYTMGSSVHGQLGNPKAKDKSVVMVQGKLKDEIVTEISSGSYHVAVLASKGNVYTWGKGSNGQLGLGDTEDRNCPTLVEALRDRQVEHIACGSNSTAAICLHKSISSSDQSVCRGCGTTFGITRKKQNCYNCGLLFCRACCSKKTTNASLAPDKIKASRVCGPCFCQLQRVNRPPNTPKHSPRSLLINQKASINVKEEVEESNSISRRMMSTRKYFSENSQCCDRRAVNNLGESTQCLDPIESLLDCFPRWGPIPCSEIFRRGSGHTRTQNLRVRNSRVSASPSHSKVPPEPKVVCSTALTMEEKMSESDNLLLEELSKIRTQKMSAL is encoded by the exons GTAATTCAACATAAACAACTTCAGACTGATATGGAAAGTCAGTGCATTTCTTTAATATATGGAAATGACGATCACACTCTTGATCTG ATCTGCAAGGATGAAATGCAGGCCGAGACGTGGCTTCTAGGATTGAAAGCTGTAATATCTAGAAGTCAGCATGGATTGGTGGACGATATGAAAAGCGAAAGAAAAACTCAAAGTTGCATCCGTAGTCCAGTAGGTTATATGCGGAGGAAACATAATCTTGGACTTTCTGTGAAGAAAACCAGATCTTCTCAG GTTAGCAGCTTATCAGGGAGTCCCACTCAATCATTTTCAGAGAACTATTCGTCTGATGGGTTATCATGGTCCTCCCACATCTTTTTGCCATCAAGTCTATCAAGTGTGCACAATGAAATGGATAATGTTATCACAAATTCATTGTCTTTGGAATCAGACTATCTAAGCCAGAAAAGAGCATCTTGTGATGGCACTGATATCCACAATGATATGCTTACTCCATCGGTTCCATCCACTCATGAGTCAAGACTACTAGGAAAACATGTTTTAAGGGATGTTTTTATTTGGGGAGAAGAAGCCGAAGGAGGATGCTTGGGGGATGGTGAGGTAAAGTCGGATGCTTTATTACCCAAACTTCTTGAGTCCACTTTGATGCTTGATGTACAAACAATATCAATAGGGAGGAGTCATGCTGCCGTAGTCACCAAACAAGGTGAAGTGTTTTGCTGGGGTGAAGGAAAGAATGGAAGACTTGGACATAAACTTGATATGGACACTGCATGCCCAAAAATCGTCGACTCCCTTAACGGAGTTCACGTAAAATCTGTCAGTTGCGGTGAATACCATACATGTGCCTTGACAACATCTGGTCAACTCTATACATGGGGTGACAATTTTATTGCTGATTTAGTTGGTGCAGAAAAGATGAAGAGGAGCTATTGGCTTCCAAACAGAGTTTGTGGTTCTTTGGATGGTGTGAAAATATCTTACGTTGCTTGTGGGGAATGGCACACAGGAATCGTGTCAACATCTGGACAATTGTTTACTTATGGAGATGGAACTTTTGGTGTTCTTGGTCATGGGAATCTCCAAAGCGTGGCTCGCCCAAAAGAAGTTGAGTCCCTTAGAGGTCTGTGGGTGAAATCAGTTGCATGTGGACCATGGCATACATCTGCAGTAGTGGAAATCTCTGTTCATTACCTTAAATTCAATAATTCAGGCGGGAAGCTTTTTACATGGGGTGATGGGGATAAAGGAAGACTTGGTCACTCTGAAGATAAGAGAAAGCTTTTACCAACATGTGTAGCTAAACTTGTGGATCATGATTTCATTCAAGTTGCCTGTGCAAACACCTTAACCATTGGGTTGTCTACCGAAGGAAAGGTTTACACAATGGGAAGTTCGGTGCACGGGCAGCTGGGTAATCCAAAAGCCAAAGATAAATCAGTAGTGATGGTGCAAGGGAAACTTAAAGACGAGATTGTTACAGAGATCTCCTCGGGATCATATCATGTTGCTGTGCTTGCATCTAAGGGAAATGTCTACACATGGGGTAAAGGTTCAAACGGACAGTTGGGATTAGGTGATACGGAAGATAGAAACTGCCCGACTTTAGTTGAGGCTCTAAGAGACAGGCAAGTGGAACATATTGCTTGTGGATCAAATTCTACAGCAGCGATATGTTTGCATAAATCTATATCAAGTAGTGATCAATCAGTTTGCAGAGGATGTGGCACCACTTTTGGGATTACAAGGAAGAAGCAAAATTGTTATAATTGTGGTCTTTTATTTTGTCGTGCATGCTGCAGCAAGAAAACCACAAATGCATCTTTGGCACCAGACAAAATTAAAGCTTCTCGTGTATGTGGTCCATGTTTCTGCCAACTGCAAAGGGTAAACAGACCACCCAATACGCCAAAGCATAGCCCGAGATCGCTATTGATAAATCAGAAGGCATCCATTAATGTCAAGGAAGAGGTGGAAGAGTCAAATAGTATATCCAGACGAATGATGTCAACCAGAAAATATTTTAGCGAGAACAGTCAATGCTGTGACCGGAGGGCTGTAAACAATCTAGGGGAAAGTACACAGTGCCTAGATCCCATTGAATCTTTGTTGGATTGTTTTCCAAGATGGGGACCAATTCCTTGTTCTGAAATCTTTAGAAGAGGAAGTGGACACACGAGAACTCAAAATCTTCGTGTGAGAAATTCACGGGTTTCAGCTTCCCCAAGTCATTCGAAGGTTCCTCCAGAACCAAAAGTTGTGTGTTCAACTGCGCTAACTATGGAGGAAAAAATGTCAGAATCAGATAATTTGCTTCTTGAAGAACTTTCCAAGATAAGAACTCAG AAAATGTCAGCTCTTTAA